A part of Paenibacillus sp. sptzw28 genomic DNA contains:
- a CDS encoding ATP-binding protein, giving the protein MFHNVLLSGPPGTGKTMLARRLPGIMPPLDEEEALQVTKIYSAAGKLPGGLPSLMRERPFRTPHHTISSAGLIGGGSIPRPGEATLAHRGVLFLDELPEFTRAALEVLRQPLEDREVTIARSRAVFRFPANFLLAASMNPCPCGYYGHDTEEQRCQCGNQQIARYRTKISGPLLDRIDMHIEVPRPLTSEGLKPGMTSAEMRLIVRQAHERQRERYHNSRPVAELAGASLRRAIALTKDADQMLRLAFDTLGVSLRAHDRILKLARTIADIECFDRVDGQHVAEAIGYRSLDRKLQTL; this is encoded by the coding sequence ATGTTTCATAACGTCCTTCTATCCGGTCCGCCCGGCACCGGAAAAACAATGCTTGCCCGCAGACTGCCCGGCATTATGCCGCCGCTTGATGAGGAAGAGGCGCTTCAGGTTACCAAAATATACAGCGCCGCCGGGAAGCTGCCGGGCGGCTTGCCGTCTTTAATGCGCGAGCGCCCGTTCCGCACGCCTCATCATACAATTTCGTCAGCCGGTCTAATCGGCGGCGGGTCGATCCCCCGCCCCGGAGAAGCAACGCTGGCGCATCGGGGAGTATTGTTTTTGGACGAACTTCCTGAATTTACACGAGCAGCTCTGGAAGTGCTGAGGCAGCCGCTTGAGGACCGCGAGGTTACAATTGCCAGGTCAAGGGCTGTATTCCGGTTTCCGGCGAACTTTCTGCTTGCAGCTTCTATGAATCCCTGCCCGTGCGGATATTATGGCCACGATACGGAGGAACAGCGGTGCCAATGCGGGAATCAGCAAATCGCCCGTTACCGGACTAAGATATCGGGACCGCTGCTGGACCGTATCGACATGCATATCGAAGTCCCGCGTCCGTTAACGTCAGAAGGCTTGAAACCCGGGATGACGTCTGCCGAAATGCGTCTTATTGTGCGGCAAGCCCATGAACGTCAGCGCGAGCGTTACCATAACAGCCGGCCCGTGGCCGAGCTTGCCGGCGCGTCGCTGCGACGGGCCATTGCCCTTACCAAAGATGCCGATCAGATGCTGAGATTGGCATTCGACACGCTGGGAGTAAGTCTTCGCGCTCATGATCGGATTTTAAAGCTGGCTCGGACAATCGCCGATATCGAGTGCTTTGATCGTGTAGACGGTCAGCATGTCGCGGAAGCCATCGGCTACAGGAGCCTCGATCGAAAATTACAGACGCTCTAA
- a CDS encoding EscU/YscU/HrcU family type III secretion system export apparatus switch protein, translating to MSELNGNKTNAGLPLPPPKKAVALMYEPGERSAPVVVAKGSGKIAEAIMDKAAQHGVPIQQDSSLVEVLSKLDIDQEIPHELYTLVAEILSFVYRSDRRAGEIAK from the coding sequence ATGAGCGAACTTAATGGGAATAAAACTAATGCGGGACTGCCTCTTCCCCCGCCGAAGAAAGCCGTCGCGCTCATGTACGAGCCCGGTGAGCGCAGCGCCCCGGTCGTTGTAGCGAAAGGCAGCGGTAAAATAGCCGAAGCCATTATGGACAAGGCGGCCCAACACGGTGTTCCGATCCAGCAGGATTCTTCTTTGGTCGAAGTATTATCGAAGCTGGATATTGATCAGGAAATCCCGCATGAACTATATACATTGGTCGCGGAGATATTATCTTTCGTCTACCGTTCGGACCGGAGAGCGGGGGAGATCGCGAAGTGA
- a CDS encoding YraN family protein: protein MSGLQSDNKAGKSLGSRQSTGKLGEEAAAERLIEEGYTLLHRNWRCRSGELDIVARQGSVIVVVEVRARTTGGRFGTALESIDVRKQRQVRTTAEVYLQANRLFGVPVRFDVIAITIDRNTSCITEFRHIREAF, encoded by the coding sequence GTGAGCGGGCTTCAATCAGATAACAAGGCAGGAAAGTCTCTCGGCTCAAGACAATCGACCGGAAAACTGGGCGAGGAAGCCGCAGCGGAACGGCTCATTGAAGAGGGCTATACATTACTGCACCGGAACTGGCGCTGCCGTTCAGGTGAACTGGATATTGTCGCAAGACAGGGTTCGGTTATCGTGGTGGTAGAGGTCAGAGCGAGAACAACCGGAGGCCGATTCGGAACCGCGCTCGAATCCATTGACGTCCGCAAGCAGCGGCAGGTGCGAACGACCGCGGAAGTTTATTTGCAGGCGAACCGGCTGTTTGGAGTACCTGTCCGTTTTGATGTCATCGCAATTACGATAGACCGTAATACAAGCTGTATTACCGAATTCAGGCATATACGAGAGGCTTTTTAA